GTTAGTCCTCTAAAATTGGAACACGTACAATGTATTATTGATAACCATACAACAGAAATTCTCTCAGACTTACACTGTCTAATTGTTTATCAGTATTTTAAGTGATCTTTCTCCATGTGTCAGGGCTTGGAATCTTTGATCTCTACTCCGTCCACACAGCTGAGTCTGGTTAGCGAGGGAGCGGAATGTATCCTCATCTCCAAGCGTCTTTTCCTGAAGGAGGCCAACGTCAAAGTACTCCGGATTGTCACTGACCTGGTGGGTGTCCACCGCGGGACAAATCCACCGCGGGACTCCGCGGTCTAACACTAACGCTTTCCTATACAGGGagtgtttgttttatagatgaaaGATCGCATAAATGTTTGATATTGGgttttttaatgaaagataATAGAAATTTTTGTAGATGTGTATAAAACCATGGTAAGAAAAGAAGCTCGCACCAGAGAATCGTGACCCTTTGCATTCTGTAGAGAAAAATcggcagataaaaaaaattctactgaACTTAAATAATATTGATCTGTTAAATATTACTGTACTTAAAGAACATTACAGCACAAAAATAACTAGTAAATTCGTATCTACAGTTCTCATAGAATAAAACGATATTTTTTTCCTAGTTCAAAGCAGGTTGAATATTATATACAATACTAAAATTTGAAGTTATTTGTGTGTAATGGGATTAAAAAGGCAATCATTTTGAGTTTTAGGTACAAAATTACCCTTCCCATGACTACATTAAGAATCAAGTGCACATATACCGGAAGTGGGTAAACTATAAGGCTGACCTGGAGCGAGAGGTATTGACCAACATCCGGAGGAAGAACAAAGCATGGATAGGGGGCGTGCCCGCAAAAGCTTGACACTAACTTTGTTATCTTAATTTATGTTCTATCATTAATTAAACTAATTTATTTGTTGCaatatttgtacttttttacTTATGTACAAGCTTGAATTTTTGTAAACTATATGACTGTTAACTAAGTTTGcaaattgattttcttgaaCCCCCAATACTTCTAAAGAAGCActgtattttgttattttttagggagtattttttttatcaccgTTACGAGCATTGTCACTGAAAATACAGGACAGGCAACATTTAATTTGATGAGTATACTAATCAATTTAGAAATTATATGCTTTTTACGGATATATAATAGAAATAGAGCCTTGACTTCAGTAATGATGCAAATAATGTATAACTTCGAGTTATAACGCGAATGAACCTTTTTCATATAAACACTTAACTTCAGCAAttttactcccccccccccccctccctttttatttttaaaaatgcctatGATTGCGTTTTGACGTAAAATACGCGGAAGCTCAAATTATCGATTCAATAAGGTTAATATATTAATTGTAGAAAAGTTTGCATTAATTTGCTCATTGGAGTTTTGAGGAACAACGGCAATTCGAAATTTTCTCGAAATTGTGcatcaaaaaattatttgtatgtcaaattgaataaaaatattgaacgTGAGTGCGGATTTTTTTGTGTGGTCAAAGAAGTGTTTGTCTTTGCTTGACATTTTTTCAAGGGGGAAAGGCAGTAAAATTATATACCATTACAAAACATAACAACAAATTTGGTGATTTTGAAATTCTATTCTCTGATTATTTTCTATTAAGCAATTGTCTGACATGCATCTGATttctaatatatttcaaaaatcttagttgttattatttaaatacagggaacaattttgatattgaaaaaatactTGTTAACGTCAGATGCCTGTTCGTGGTttaattttacacatttatttgaaaatgagcAGTAAAAATGCTTCggtaaaatttccaaaatacaTGCACCAtttaagttgtctttcttgGGTCAGTATGAAAGTACCGGATGGAAAATAGtgaaaggaggggggggggcttaactAGGGAATTTTATCACCcgaaacaaaaatgaataaaactctGTGTCTCCCCACACCCGTACAGAGGAGTAAAGTGTGAAATATCCGggttttaattgatatttcacTCAAACTCAGACTGTGTAATTACACCAGCAGTAAAAATAAGATGATTTAATGAGGGTCAGAGGTCATCGAGCCGGTAAGTCGTTGTTGTTTTGGGCTCCGgtgaaaacttaaaaaaaacaagtcttAAACATCTATAAGAGAACTGTAACTCTGCATATGCATATGTCTTGTGAAGGAGGACCCAACTCTGTTGAAactattgaatttatttaggTTGTAAGAACTACATATGCTATCAAAAACTTTCTACACAAGTACATATATctatttgtgtgtgtgtccGTGAGATCAACTCACCCCACGTCTTGTTTGTGCCGTATTGAATAGTGTAGTGGTCAGCGATCCGTGGTCTCGAAACCTGTGTCCTGaaacttatgattgtacaaatgcaATTTATTACAAACTATCATTAAAGTGAATTACTATAACTGAACAATGTCTGAAATGAAAACGTCAAAACTTCTTGAGGAAAGTCACTCAATCATATATGGTCAGCCAACAGTAAATATTCAGGGTGATGTGACTTTGGAATCTATTCATACCCTCCTACTCCAAATGAACACAAAACTTACGAGCATTGAATTAAAAAACGATAATCTAGAAAATCGTTTGAACACAATTGAGGGAGAAATTTTGTCTTTAAGAGAAATTCGGGGCTCTATTGACGCAATGGAATCCCGCGCAAAGAAGCTAGATAATGATGTAAAAAGTGTGAAATCCGAATTCAAAAACCTAGAAACCAATGTGAGCTCCTTAGGAGAAGTGTTCGATTCAGTTAAGGAAACGGCAGAAGCAAATAGAACCGTAATAAACAACAACAGGAAAAGCTTAGAACAATACAGACAAGAACAACAACTTTCCGAAAATATTATGGCTGATAAAATGATAAGAATGGAAGACGCTAATGAAAAGCTACAAAACTCAGTGACGGATCTCAAGGCGCGGTCCATGAGGGATAACCTCGTGTTCTCAGGAATCCCGGAACAAAGAGGGGAAGACACCGAGGCCCTGCTACAGGATTTTCTCCAGAAAAAATACAAGCTCGAGTACGAAATCTCTTTTGAACGTGTTCACAGAATGGGCAGATGGAACGAATTTAATGAACACCCACGAAATATTGTGGCCAAATTTACATATTACAAGGATAGGGAGTTCATCCGAACACATGCGGCACAGAAGCTGAAAGGATCAAATGTCTGGGTGAATGAACAATATCCCCCGGAAATTGAAGAGAGGAGAAAAAAACTCTACCCTGTCATGCGTCAGGCCAAGAAAGAGAAAAAACGCGCAAAGCTGGTCCGCGATGTCCTGTACATTGAGGGAGAGATTTACACTCCACCTATGGAATCCGCCCGTCAAACTGCATCTACGCGACAGACTGGACCAAGCCATGCGAGTCAACAGACACCCCGAAGTGACCGACAGCCAAACAAAAGACAACGCCAAGGATCAACTCCTTCTGGTAAATAGGGACCCGCGGGAGAACGGACTGCGACGAGTGATCTTAAGTTTCTTTCCTTAAACGTATGTGGtgtaaaaaataagttaaattaTCAAGAATTCACAGACTTTATTACGAATTATGATGTGGTAGGTTTCACTGAAACCAAAACCGACGACTGTGATAATATTCAAATACCAGGATATGTAACATTCATGAAAAACAGACGTAAACTTACAAATACCCGCTCTGGTGGAATCATGTTGGCGGTCAGGGATAACATTGttaagtatataaaaataattaacacaGACTGTAAATATGTGTTTTGGTTTAAATTAGACAAAATGTTACTAAACTCCACTGACGACTTATTATGCGGCGTTGTTTACATACCGCCTGAAGGTAGTAGATATGCATCACCCGACTGTTTTATAGAAATAGAACAAGAGTTAATTAATATTACAAATGAATCTAAATGTTTTTGTCTTATGGGCGACTTTAATGCCAGAGTTGGTCATTTGaatgatttctttatttctgATGATTTTCTAGCGCATCTAAATGGATGTACAGATATTTTTCAACCCGATATTGTTGAACGGGCATTGGTCTTTGAAAGCTATAATATACCGCTTAAGAGAATTGTTCAAGATACCATTGTGAATAATTATGGATATAAGTtaattgaattttgtaaaaataatgaagtCTACATTGTTAATAGCCGATTTGGCAGCGATAAAAATATAGGCGGGACAACTTGTAAAAACAGTAGTACTGTGGACTATGTTCTAGCTACTACAAAtgtatttagaattttacaGAACTTTGATGTCActgatttttgcaatttttattcaGATGTACACAATCCTATATCGTTTTCTTTTTCATATTGTAATAAGGAACCAACCTACAGTTGTATAGGTGAAAATCACCCAAGTGTAAAATTATGGTGTCCAGGTAAAGCGGACGACTTTTGTAACAATATCGATAGATCAGCTGTAATAtctattgataacaaattacacGATTTGTCAATGCTTGGCGAGAACATTAGCCGAAGCCATATTACCAATATTACCAGAGAATTATGTGACGTTTTTTCCGGAGCAGCTAGAATAACATTTGgcttaaaatataataaaaacttttcgtcggataatacaaatacaatgAACAAGAAACCATGGTTCAATGGAGAATGTAGAGCAGCAAGGAAGAACTTTCATTTGGCTAAAcgtattcataaaaaatgtcagTCATCTGAAAACAAAGACAACCTTAAAGAAATGAGTAAAAAATACAAGCACACAATAGATAAATGCATCAAAGGTTACAAAACGGATTTAACTAGAAAACTTAAGAACTTGCGCTCTACAAACTCCAAGGAATATTGGAAAATCTTAAATACATCAAAATCATCGAATAAGTGTGCTGTTGATATTAATAATATGTTTGATTACTTAAGAGGTATTAATGATTGTGAAAATGACGATGAACCCAATATAGAATATAGTGATTTTTTATCGAATGCTGAAATCGAAATGTCTGATGCTATTCTTAACAGTACCATAGGAGATGAAGAAATATTAGAAGCCGTAAAGAAACTCAAAAATAATAAAGCCGCTGGGTATGATGAGGtgcttaaagctgcttggtccaattttttatcaaattttatgtacgtttttaaacgatggctatgcttagtatatgtacaataatagacattgcagtagttttactcgtcaattatgccaaatttcaacgaagaaaaatacgtacaaaatttgctaacaaaacaaacgtcattaaaaggtaccgcgttatttcgcctcatgttaaatttcacccctgacgacgagacgggtatggttgtattatattacgaatttgacatcgcttttaaaaataaaggtcgaaatgatcagacaaattaaaaataagcatatgtacgttttgttcgctaatatttctaaagtctgccttctttacaatcgatgcatagcatgcgggttgaataaccccaatcattcaggggacgaaaccaagcggtttccttttctaaacattcccgtgatgcatattggtttgttttttcgtttgcccaaagagaaattatttttatttactttgaatatttctaactttgaaaggagactgattctgctggtgtaaataggagaaagtccataactttctaagataaatgatttgtatgaaaaaaaatttgatactgtaattacaaaaaaatcggaccaagcagctttaatgaACACATTTCGGcaacagtttctttatttctacCTTTATATAACAAgttgtttaatattatttttgacaATGGTTTTATTCCTGATGAATGGCTTGTAGGTATTGTGAAAcccatatataaaaacaaaggcGACCCAACACATCCTGAGAACTATAGACCGATTACATTATTAAGTTGCCTAGGAAAactttttacttgtatattaaGCAATAGATTAGAGATATATGCATCAGAGATTGACGTTATCAGCGAAAGCCAGGCAGGTTTTAGAAAAAACTATTCAACTCTAGACCATATAATAACACTACAGTTTTTATCCCATACTCTTATGTCCAtgaagaaaaaacttttttgtgcttttgttgattttaaacaggCATTCGACACTGTCTGGAGAAATGGTCTTTGGAGTAA
The nucleotide sequence above comes from Magallana gigas chromosome 2, xbMagGiga1.1, whole genome shotgun sequence. Encoded proteins:
- the LOC136271621 gene encoding uncharacterized protein, with protein sequence MESRAKKLDNDVKSVKSEFKNLETNVSSLGEVFDSVKETAEANRTVINNNRKSLEQYRQEQQLSENIMADKMIRMEDANEKLQNSVTDLKARSMRDNLVFSGIPEQRGEDTEALLQDFLQKKYKLEYEISFERVHRMGRWNEFNEHPRNIVAKFTYYKDREFIRTHAAQKLKGSNVWVNEQYPPEIEERRKKLYPVMRQAKKEKKRAKLVRDVLYIEGEIYTPPMESARQTASTRQTGPSHASQQTPRSDRQPNKRQRQGSTPSGK